The DNA segment CACTGAAGAGAAATTCAACTCCTCAAGGTGTTGTTTTGGGTTCCATCCTTTTAGCCCAATACCTTTAGGAGGAACTTAACTCTTTTTTGACCATGTTTGTAGgtcattataaaaattaattatgtacaaaaaaaggtttatatttttagtacacAATCAACAGtagacaagaaaataaagaaagcaattaaaagGTTTGGTGTGAAAACTAtgagagaaaatagttaaggctttGGATATGTTTACTTTCCCGAATTAAAAGTTTTTACCAACTATTTCACAATACATGattcatttcatggcaaactgtaattgactaaaccctaatctcttagtgatttagcCTCTTCTAACCTTTATTAGCCGCCACTCTCATGGTCACttgattccaattagagggttaagttcaaaactagtttatggccacaaaaatcctaatgaCCCAAGCTaacaggattatatgtcacatatcccaattagttcatgtaattagcaatttaggagaaatttattttcaagctgttgttcaagctagataactctctcgagaatcacaagaactcatgtaCAAAAAGGTtcatactctcgttccacccagattcataagattaagaacgaaaacaatccttaaaattgaatcaatacattaattaaaatagaaaagcatTAGttctaatccatagaaataaatagaactcctaaccttaataaaagaggtttagttactcatgACTTACAGAGAAACTAGGGTTCTGAAAAGTAAAACGTGTGAAAGAGAGAGGATCCAAGAtgatcttttcccttttatactaacctaatttgatttggaaacaaaataaaataataaaacctaaaaataaaagatattgtttgtaaataaaaattacaaaaagaaaatgaaatataactaataaatgATCAATCCACTTGAGATGCCAAAAGAGGGGAAATTCGGTCAAGCTTGCTGGCGCTAAACGTTGGCTAGGCGTTTAGTGCCCTAGAGGGGGCAGCACGTTGCTGGCTTATGTCCCTTACTGGCGTAACGCCAGTTGGGCGTTTAGCGCCTAGGGAGAGGGGGTGCTGccagctttttttctttttgcttcaaACTCTACCAAATTGCTCCGAATTTCgcctgaaatcataaaaataccaaaacaactcaaaatagcatccaagaaagatttttttgcactaaaatcaagtaaaactaaataaaatctaactaaaaataactagagaatgataagaaaaagggtacaagatgctcacgcattaTAGCACAAGCAGAATTTTCAGAACAGGCCGTATCATCGCGCGGGTCCTTGATAAGCGGAGTTTGGGGTCCGCCCATTGTTGGGCCACCCGGTCCGGAGCCCAGGCACGGAATAATATCTTCATCACGTCGAAGATCTCATATCTCACTCCCTTCATAGTTGTAATAGAAGAAGATATGCATTATTCTATTATGGTTCTTTGAACAAATATACATATGGCTCTAAAATAATAGAAACGAGAACTTGATcgattcttttattttcttcatgtttttaaaggaaaagttcaacaaccaaaataaaaaaataacaatgaaactaggaattttttttctgaaataaaaaatattattttcaaatacaaattattttaacttttaataccaggatatgttttttttcttgtaattttaGGCAAGTTCGCCACACCGTTGGCGAATTCTATTATTTTGATAGAGTTTGTCGTACCTCCTGGTGAACTTCATAATTTATATGAAGTTCACCGCACCCCAGCGAACTTCACCTTAAATTCGCCAAATAAAAGTATGGCTGGAGGAAAATCGAGCTCAATACTAATatttcattcttctcattggtTCTCGTATTGTTATTGTTTCTCTAGAATGTCTACAAATCCGTTGTTATCCATTCATTATGATGGTGAAATAGTGTATCGCTTTTAAGTCTAGACAACCAATAATTACGTATATGGCACAAAAAATCAACAATCTAACAATGTTGAAGAATTTGATATTGCATTCCATTGGACAACAACACACCAAAAGAGTGAAATTTACTACAGATATCTGACCAATGTAGACGACACTTTGTTTTATAAAAGGTATATTACAGTTGTCTTTGTTATTTAGTTATTGTTTTTATTAGACCatagttttgaaattttttttgttgttttaaataAGGTATCAGTTACGTGATAATGAGGATATACGTCTAATAAGGTCGTGGCACAACCGATGAACAAATGTCTATCTGTTGAAAGTATTTCTGTTTCTAGTTGAGTTAGGTGGACGAGGATCATCTGCAGATAATGTGGATGATAGCCTGTTAAGTGGAGCTGTTAGAAGAAATATTATAAGGACGATAGTTAATCTAAATATGCCACTTGAAGGTAGCCAAGAGGGATCAAACGTTGACCTTCTAGTCCTTTCTAATGCTGACATGATGTAAGATAATGATAAAAGTCATGAGGGTTCTGCTATTAGGGATCCGATGATGGATCCCTATGACCCTATGAAGACAAATTCAAACTAATTGTCTACCTTACATCTTAATCAATTTATAAACTTACTGACAtgtaaactaactaaaaattaactaataaattactCTAACTAATATGATAGACcatttctttttgtaatttcttgTACTTTCATGTACTTACATTTTCTAATTAATTCTATCATTTTCTACCAGTGGCACACAATCTTTGGTGGTTCACAAACCACAGTTTGACTTTTTTAACTTGAAGTCGCTGCCAACTACAATAGGTAATGCTACTGTAAATTTAGGAACTTTAATTTAGGAAaggtaaaatataaattagaagAGAATATAATATTGAAGAATAACATTATCACTTAATGAAAATAACATGGTTCTTctccttaaataaaatttattatagtcGGTGGCCGCCAAATATGATAGGTAGTGCTATTGTGAATTTGAGAACTTTATTTACAAAAAGGTAAAATATAGAtcagaaaaaaatataacattaaaGAATAACATGAttcttctttttaaataaaatttattacgatctttattaaaaatttaaatatattttgccCCTCTTTTTAATTAACCTTTCATTAGTGGTCCTTATTGCTAATTCTTCCTAAATTTTAATGTCGGAGATAATTCACAATTagaaaatttaacttttaatgtcaattcacaattttagtgaaatatttttttagttagaatTACAAAGCTTATATCATTATATTTCTATTTAACAgacaaactttttttttgtttatatttgcaAAATAATCAAACATTTTATTAACAAGTTTCTaaaccattttttattttaatatgtgattacataaataaaaaattaattatttaggaacttattaataaaatatttgactattttgtaaatataaattaaagggTTTGTGTCAAAATAGATGTATAATGatgtaaattttataattttaaaaggtAAATTGTTAAAATTATCTCCAATTTTTTAAGAGGCTAATATCTttgataacaataaaaatatttttaaaaaatcaaataaaaattcgatctttaaatttatttttatttttttcttggctgttagtattaacaaaaataaatcctaaaaaaatatatttgacgtaaaatcatcaaattttttaataataaaatatctcattttttaattatgtttataaaaattcatatcaaaatttaatttttaagatatttttaaaaatgtatttatggttgaatatttttatcatatagtaattattttaaagatatttttattattaataaaaatagtaatgtttttatcttatttataaaaatatttttaaattttattatcgataaaaatattttaaaataatttaaaaaaaacatacaaaaaaatactcaattgtaaaaaaagaaaataaaaaattaataaaaaatatgaagtaACTCACTTGTCACAGACACCAAAAGAAGTTCTATTTATTGTATCACTATTTTTCGTAAAgatagaatatttttatctataatgAAATTTTGGAACATTTTTATTGGCTAAAAATTAATTCAGCCGCATTTTTTGTGGTCTAGTTCTAGTCTTTGAAAATCACAGCCGTGGTCGCTCACCAAGCTCGCTTACTCACGCTGCTCACCTCCCTCTCCATTCTCTCCTAGCCGTCGCTCACCTCGCGGACTCGCCTCTCTGGTCTCCGGTCTCTGCTCACCTCGCCATCCCCCACTGCTTGCTGCTCTCCGATCTCTGCTCACCTNNNNNNNNNNNNNNNNNNNNNNNNNNNNNNNNNNNNNNNNNNNNNNNNNNNNNNNNNNNNNNNNNNNNNNNNNNNNNNNNCgtgttaaatttttattatttattttttatgttaaaacataaaactaaactcaaattatttataattgatTGATTGCGCAGTGAGAGTGCAGTCCAGAAGAACAAAAACAGATAGATATAATGATGACGTTGCAGCACTACTCCATTTTCTCTCCCATTAATCCACCAGTCACCAAACACAGAAACCCACTTTTGCAACACCAccagcaccaccaccaccaacacttCCCAAAGTCCAATACCCTCTTCACGTTCAGAATCTCTTCAATTGGCACTGCTCCATTCTTCCAGGACATTGCTGAGATTGCTCAAAACAAGGTTCCTCCATTTTCCTGAtttattctttatatttttgCCTCATAAATGCTAATCATGATTTTCTCTTGATACTCTATGAGATTCATGATATTTGTCACGTTAGTCATTTATACatcggttaaagaatccaaaatCAAGAAAGGTTTACCGAATTGTTTATTAGAATGTCCTTATTTAATAACCCTGACTAGTTTATAGCGTAAATGTGTATTGTTTATTATTCTGACCATTATGCGAAGGGTAAAAGAGAAAATAGTCAACAAATTTGACATAAGAGACACGAGAACTAGAAATATATTGAACTATATATAATCTTTTTCTAAAGTGAGGAGGGAGTAGTTTTTAAGCAACCCCACTTCTTTGTTGCTAaattggtttttctttttttttttggggggggGCTAAGGTTCTGATTGCAGCTGGTGCTTCAGTGATGATTGGGCAGCTTTCTAAGCCATTTAGTTCTGTGTTGCTGTATGGCAAGGACTTTGATATCAAGGCTATTATTCAGGCTGGAGGATTCCCATCATCGCACTCTTCTGTATGGACTTTGTAAAATCCCGTAAAATCAGTTAAACCTGTTTCCACCTTTGAGATTCTGTTTCTCAAAATGTTGTTTGCATTTTCCTGTGGATAGGCAACAATGGCTTGTGCAACATTCCTTGGCCTTGAGaggtaattatatatatatatatatagcaattTGGTTCAAGTCAATTTTAAATTCTCTATGTAACCTCTTTAAGTACAAGGTTTGTTATATTGGAATAATTCATCTTGTGTTATTTCCAAATGCAGAGGATTCTCTGATCCCATTTTTGGTTTCACAGTTGTGTATGCTGGTCTCATTATGTATGATGCTCAGGTACGATactattttatgttattttcttcaGTCTGAGTGTTTCTATCATGTAAATGTATTGTTTTTAAGTCCTTTTGAAGTTTTAACCAAGTTTGAAACTTTGAATTAGATCACACTTAAGTGCATGTTTATTCGACAAATTCCATGGGAATTGGTGGTCTATAAACTCTCACAAGATTAATGAGGAGTCTTAGACAGGATTGACCAATGAGATCTAAATATGTTAAGTTCCGTTGCTGCAGGATTGTCTCTAATGAAGTTTACCCATTATCATAGTGTTCAATAGGaacaaatcaaatttgaatttctacTTATAGATAGTGTTTTAGTAATAACATATGATGGTTTTGTCTCATAACAAGCTTAGGGATGGGAAAATAAAGGAAGAGAAACAACAAGCATGTAGACCTAAGTTATTTTGTCAACAATTGAACAGAGAAAAAAAGGGTCAAATATGCACTTATAGTTAGAATACTTTGATCAATTAACATTTTATCTTTCTTGTATCTATCAAattatacaacaacaacaaggctTCATCGCACTAGGTGGAGTCAGCTTATCTATCAAATTATAGATTTGAGAGTTTCCTACTATCACTGCTAATCTATGAATTTGCCTTTCGGGTTGAAACTTGTTTGCTAAATTTGGAATGTGTAGTAAAAATAATGGAACTTTCTAGTAGTACTAGATGTCCGATTACTAGGCTTCTCAATCTAGTTTGTAGAGGTTATAACCCTGCGGCTAGGGAAAAACTAACTCTTTTGAATAGTTGTCTGTGAAAGGTGATTATTTGGGCATGCAAGTGAATAATATAGTAGTACCCAAATAGATGCAGTTTTGGAGGCTGGGACTTGAATCATGACCACATCAGAAGGAACTAgaatatctttctttttagagTAACTTACAATACCATCATCTGCGATGGTTAGGCAATATCATACAGGACAATATCGATTTGTAATAGTATACACTGCTCTTTGCAGGGTTGGTCATGTGACACTCAGCACTCTTCCAAATATGACATTGATCTTGCCTCCCTTACAACAATGAGCCTATTAGCTGGACACTGTTAATAAAGTGTCATTagatttccattttctttctgttAAGTATCTAAGGAAAGTGGGAAACTACACCTTAAAAGCTAGCTGTTAAGGGGGAAGAACCACTCTCCTTATATACAATATCAAGCATCCCATACTACTCGAGGTGGGACTTTGAGCACCCATAATACCTGAGTCCCTAACACTTTCCAACATTCAGTTGATTATATTGCTTAAGCAGTTATTGGTTTAAATAGTCTCAAGTTCAAGTCTTGTGAATG comes from the Arachis duranensis cultivar V14167 chromosome 7, aradu.V14167.gnm2.J7QH, whole genome shotgun sequence genome and includes:
- the LOC107458896 gene encoding uncharacterized protein LOC107458896, whose amino-acid sequence is MMTLQHYSIFSPINPPVTKHRNPLLQHHQHHHHQHFPKSNTLFTFRISSIGTAPFFQDIAEIAQNKVLIAAGASVMIGQLSKPFSSVLLYGKDFDIKAIIQAGGFPSSHSSATMACATFLGLERGFSDPIFGFTVVYAGLIMYDAQGVRREVGIHARTLNKLLRYIHINNSIRSKDNNDGLINFKPGFEKPILSQDATSFDSKQRNNNNNNNNNNNNNNNNNNNLSLLVKQGSKTWQTEGEKLSSTETEEIRKLLVSDGLFPLKESVGHTEVEVIAGALLGIIVGLAVYNFM